From a region of the Rhodococcus sp. 4CII genome:
- a CDS encoding alkene reductase, with amino-acid sequence MSVNLFSPLTVGELELPNRVVMAPLTRVRSGRDGVPGPLVVEHYRQRASLGLIVGEGTYPSLAGQGFPGQPGLVTPEQVAGWTNVAEAVHAAGGRIVAQVMHAGRVTHEGTTGGHEVVAPSAIAIEGETRTYDGKEPYPVPRALRTDEIPAVVEEFVQASRNAVAAGLDGVEIHAANGYLLHEFLSPASNQRDDAYGGSPANRARVVIEVVRAVADAIGAGRVGIRISPEHNIQDALESDPDDVRATYGALVDAIAPLKPAYLSILHKDPAGPLVQDLRTRFGGPTLVNSGFSAITTRDEALTLLDDGHADAVVVGRPAIANPDLVRRWQEDLPLNTPDPLTFYSEGAKGYTDYPVLQR; translated from the coding sequence ATGTCTGTAAATCTCTTCTCCCCCTTGACAGTCGGCGAACTGGAGCTGCCCAACCGGGTCGTGATGGCACCCCTGACCCGTGTTCGATCCGGGCGTGACGGTGTGCCCGGACCCCTGGTGGTGGAGCACTACCGGCAGCGCGCATCCCTCGGCCTGATAGTCGGCGAAGGCACGTACCCCAGCCTCGCCGGCCAGGGCTTCCCCGGCCAGCCGGGGCTGGTGACACCCGAGCAGGTCGCCGGGTGGACGAACGTCGCCGAGGCCGTCCATGCGGCCGGCGGGCGAATCGTCGCGCAGGTCATGCACGCCGGTCGCGTCACCCATGAGGGAACAACCGGCGGCCACGAGGTCGTCGCCCCCAGCGCGATCGCCATCGAGGGTGAGACCCGCACCTACGACGGGAAGGAGCCGTACCCGGTCCCGCGCGCATTGCGGACCGACGAGATTCCCGCCGTCGTCGAGGAGTTCGTCCAGGCGTCGAGGAACGCGGTGGCGGCCGGACTGGACGGCGTCGAGATCCACGCCGCCAACGGCTACCTGCTGCACGAATTCCTGTCGCCGGCGTCCAACCAGCGCGACGACGCATATGGCGGCTCACCCGCGAACCGGGCGCGCGTCGTGATCGAGGTGGTCCGGGCCGTTGCCGACGCGATCGGCGCAGGCCGGGTGGGTATCCGCATTTCGCCGGAACACAACATCCAGGACGCCCTGGAATCGGATCCCGACGACGTTCGCGCAACCTACGGCGCACTCGTCGATGCGATCGCACCGCTGAAGCCCGCGTACCTGAGCATTCTGCACAAGGACCCCGCCGGGCCCCTCGTCCAGGACCTGCGGACGCGCTTCGGCGGTCCCACACTGGTCAACAGCGGCTTCTCGGCCATCACCACCCGGGACGAGGCACTGACGCTGCTCGATGACGGCCACGCCGACGCCGTCGTCGTCGGACGACCCGCCATCGCGAACCCCGACCTGGTGCGGCGCTGGCAGGAAGACCTGCCGCTGAACACGCCGGATCCGCTGACCTTCTACTCCGAGGGCGCGAAGGGGTACACCGATTACCCGGTGTTGCAGCGCTGA
- a CDS encoding TetR/AcrR family transcriptional regulator: MARKKDQGARRAELGEAVQRAVLARGLEGVRLRDIAEQAGVTPAAVLYYGDLDALIYDTYQRAIERFSQERERVAEQFPDARDRLRACIDHGVASGPDDELVRLLFECWPRSLRDAKAAALDSSLTERQIAVYSGLLVVGQAQGHFVLTDPPRLLAANFVAMEDGYQMEVLAGRRTRGEVIASIHSYARAATGHDPGAVRATESNS, translated from the coding sequence GTGGCACGGAAGAAGGATCAGGGGGCCCGCCGGGCCGAACTCGGCGAGGCCGTCCAGCGTGCGGTGCTCGCGCGCGGCCTGGAAGGGGTGCGTCTTCGCGACATCGCGGAGCAGGCCGGCGTCACCCCCGCCGCGGTGCTCTACTACGGCGACCTGGATGCCCTGATCTACGACACGTATCAACGGGCGATCGAGCGGTTCAGTCAGGAGCGCGAACGCGTCGCCGAGCAATTCCCCGACGCGCGCGACCGCCTCCGGGCCTGCATCGACCACGGCGTTGCCAGCGGACCGGACGACGAGCTGGTCCGCCTCCTGTTCGAATGCTGGCCGAGATCGCTGCGCGACGCCAAGGCGGCCGCCCTGGACAGTTCCCTGACCGAGCGTCAAATCGCCGTCTACTCCGGCCTTCTCGTCGTCGGACAGGCGCAGGGTCATTTCGTGCTCACCGACCCGCCGCGCCTGCTCGCCGCCAACTTCGTGGCCATGGAGGACGGCTATCAGATGGAAGTGCTGGCCGGACGCCGGACACGCGGCGAGGTGATCGCCAGCATTCATTCCTATGCCCGTGCGGCCACCGGGCACGACCCGGGCGCCGTGCGCGCAACCGAAAGTAACAGTTAG
- a CDS encoding APC family permease, whose translation MPTNPTDAETSLDPPPTPTGKGLRGGSVGLLAAVALGLSSVAPAYSIAVTLGFVTMVVGDLAPAALLLGFVPILLTAFAFRELNREMPDCGTTFVWTTRAFGPHTGWLSGGWVVQIATLIAMTALARVGAGYLLALLGLDSLASNGFAVVVTAVLLVAAVTTIAYRGLQLAASVQYVLLGLQLIALFGFGAAAFARGGASAPSLSWLNPLAFGGFGPFAEAVLLCLFIYWGWDALITVNEETRDSDRIPGQAAVISTVVLLGTYLFTGFAAISFAGTGTDGLGLSNADNAADILATLAPPVLGTGLSKVVELAICVSAISALLTCVIGGSRATLSMGAHGALPRAFTRIHPSYRTPAFGTVFFGATAAVLLTGLTLVSGNFLGDAILSIGLLIAFYYGVTGLACVWYFRHRLNDSPRDLFLRGILPALGAAIMLAAFARSAHDMLDPDYGATSFHGVGGVFLLGVGSIAVGAVVTAFVRTRFRRFFRDGRTAVAELTVTED comes from the coding sequence GTGCCAACCAATCCCACCGACGCCGAGACCAGCCTCGACCCACCACCCACCCCCACCGGAAAAGGACTCCGGGGAGGCTCCGTCGGCCTGCTCGCCGCGGTCGCACTCGGCCTGTCCTCGGTGGCGCCGGCCTACAGCATCGCGGTCACCCTCGGCTTCGTGACGATGGTCGTCGGCGACCTCGCGCCCGCCGCCCTGCTTCTCGGGTTCGTGCCGATCCTCCTGACGGCGTTCGCCTTTCGTGAGTTGAACCGGGAGATGCCGGACTGCGGCACCACATTCGTCTGGACGACGCGCGCGTTCGGACCGCACACGGGGTGGCTGTCCGGCGGGTGGGTGGTGCAGATCGCCACCCTCATCGCGATGACGGCACTCGCCCGCGTCGGAGCCGGCTACCTCCTGGCCCTGCTGGGCCTGGACTCGTTGGCTTCCAACGGTTTCGCCGTCGTCGTCACGGCCGTCCTGCTCGTCGCCGCCGTCACCACGATCGCCTACCGCGGTCTGCAACTCGCCGCATCCGTCCAGTACGTCCTGCTGGGATTGCAGTTGATCGCCCTGTTCGGTTTCGGTGCCGCGGCATTCGCCCGCGGCGGGGCCTCCGCACCGAGCCTGTCCTGGCTCAACCCGCTGGCGTTCGGCGGTTTCGGACCGTTCGCCGAGGCCGTGTTGCTGTGCCTGTTCATCTACTGGGGGTGGGACGCGCTGATCACCGTCAACGAGGAGACCCGCGACAGCGATCGCATCCCCGGCCAGGCCGCGGTGATCTCCACCGTCGTCCTGCTGGGGACGTACCTCTTCACCGGATTCGCCGCGATCAGCTTCGCCGGCACCGGCACCGACGGGCTCGGCCTGAGCAACGCCGACAACGCCGCCGACATCCTCGCCACGCTGGCACCGCCGGTGCTCGGCACGGGACTGTCGAAGGTGGTCGAACTCGCCATCTGCGTGTCCGCGATCTCGGCCCTGCTCACCTGCGTGATCGGTGGCTCGCGGGCCACCCTCTCCATGGGTGCGCACGGCGCTCTTCCCCGGGCCTTCACCCGGATTCACCCCAGCTACCGCACGCCCGCGTTCGGCACCGTGTTCTTCGGCGCGACCGCCGCCGTGCTGCTCACCGGGCTCACTCTCGTGTCGGGCAATTTCCTCGGCGACGCGATCCTGTCGATCGGCCTGCTGATCGCCTTCTATTACGGCGTCACCGGCCTCGCCTGCGTCTGGTACTTCCGCCACCGGTTGAACGACTCGCCGCGCGACCTGTTCCTCCGGGGCATCCTGCCCGCACTGGGCGCGGCGATCATGCTCGCCGCGTTCGCACGCAGCGCCCACGACATGCTCGACCCGGACTACGGGGCCACCTCGTTCCACGGCGTCGGCGGAGTGTTCCTGCTCGGTGTCGGTTCGATCGCCGTCGGCGCCGTGGTGACGGCGTTCGTCCGCACCCGCTTCCGCCGCTTCTTCCGGGACGGCCGCACCGCCGTCGCCGAACTGACCGTCACAGAGGACTGA
- a CDS encoding carbon-nitrogen hydrolase family protein, with protein MRTLTIAAIQTAPIPFDVEATWQRFADQVRAVRDTFPHVELVVVPELMLAAEAPLLQARADWMDEVAQPLTGPHLDRICSLAEETGLWLVPGSLYERDDDKIYNTAVAVSPLGEVVARYRKIFPWQPYEQTSPGNEFVVFDIPGTGRIGLAICYDGSFPETARQLAWLGADVIIQPTLTTTRDREMELVCSRANAWTNQVYVVNVNGADPAGVGASVVVDPEGVIRQQAGSGEEVLVDTLDLDAVTRVRTYGTFGLNRPWDQLARHGAQIHLPMYGAAIRTPSWHGDTLAIPASPAH; from the coding sequence ATGCGCACACTGACCATCGCCGCGATCCAGACCGCCCCGATCCCGTTCGACGTGGAGGCCACCTGGCAGCGGTTCGCCGACCAGGTCCGCGCCGTGCGCGACACGTTCCCCCACGTCGAACTCGTCGTGGTCCCCGAACTCATGCTCGCCGCCGAGGCGCCGCTCCTGCAGGCCCGCGCGGACTGGATGGACGAGGTGGCGCAGCCGCTCACCGGCCCGCACCTCGACCGGATCTGTTCACTCGCCGAGGAGACCGGTTTGTGGCTCGTCCCGGGAAGCCTCTACGAGCGCGACGACGACAAGATCTACAACACCGCCGTCGCCGTGTCGCCGCTCGGCGAGGTCGTGGCCCGCTACCGCAAGATCTTCCCGTGGCAACCGTACGAACAGACGTCACCCGGCAACGAGTTCGTGGTCTTCGACATTCCCGGCACCGGCCGGATCGGTCTCGCCATCTGCTACGACGGCTCATTCCCCGAAACCGCCCGCCAATTGGCGTGGCTCGGCGCGGACGTCATCATCCAGCCCACCCTCACCACCACCCGCGACCGCGAGATGGAACTGGTCTGCTCCCGGGCCAACGCCTGGACCAACCAGGTCTACGTCGTCAACGTCAACGGCGCCGACCCGGCGGGTGTCGGTGCGAGTGTCGTCGTGGACCCGGAGGGCGTCATCCGCCAGCAGGCGGGGTCGGGCGAAGAAGTCCTCGTCGACACACTCGACCTCGACGCCGTGACCCGGGTCCGCACCTACGGCACGTTCGGCCTCAACCGTCCGTGGGATCAGCTCGCGCGGCACGGCGCACAGATACACCTCCCGATGTACGGCGCGGCCATTCGGACGCCGTCGTGGCACGGCGACACACTCGCGATCCCGGCGTCTCCCGCCCACTGA
- a CDS encoding diguanylate cyclase — MRPLAASSVDTVLQDYQPRILRRYLWITSAVHVAGFALPPMVGLPIRPETAAARSAGVLLGLFALVVLYRAGRRPSRRAYQVSTTAALLATPVVMSGLVLAVAQLLCAIAAMFLAMYFVVFYPKLQARLLVGALTALMVVGVVVAPTAFTLVPVEVNTVTVKAAVLVVGVTCVLGAAEMFGSLTRTLIESASTDALTALLNRAGFELAFRHALEGAGSGPVSVALALIDVDQFKSTNDQYGHAAGDAVLVDLANYLSASMPRGALLARVGGDEFVSCVVGEDHAELPTVIARLARRSPTPFSFGTASCSGDSDPLTMLYRHADRALYAAKQRHRPPEPPADDPWLRTRWNA; from the coding sequence GTGAGGCCCCTCGCTGCTTCGTCCGTCGACACCGTCCTGCAGGACTATCAGCCGCGCATCCTGCGCCGCTACCTGTGGATCACGTCCGCGGTGCACGTCGCAGGTTTCGCCTTGCCTCCCATGGTCGGTCTGCCGATCCGGCCGGAGACCGCCGCCGCACGCAGCGCGGGGGTTCTCCTCGGACTGTTCGCACTTGTCGTGCTGTATAGGGCCGGGCGAAGGCCGAGTCGTCGCGCCTACCAGGTCAGCACCACGGCCGCCCTGCTCGCCACACCCGTCGTGATGTCCGGACTCGTCCTCGCGGTGGCCCAGCTGCTCTGTGCGATCGCCGCGATGTTTCTCGCGATGTACTTCGTCGTGTTCTACCCGAAGCTCCAGGCGAGGCTCCTCGTCGGCGCGCTCACCGCGTTGATGGTGGTCGGCGTGGTGGTCGCGCCCACCGCCTTCACCCTGGTGCCGGTCGAGGTGAACACGGTGACCGTGAAGGCCGCCGTTCTCGTCGTGGGTGTGACGTGTGTGCTCGGCGCAGCCGAGATGTTCGGATCCCTGACCCGGACCCTGATCGAATCGGCCAGCACCGACGCGCTGACCGCCCTGCTCAATCGCGCCGGCTTCGAACTCGCGTTCCGGCACGCGCTGGAAGGGGCGGGATCCGGGCCGGTCTCCGTGGCGTTGGCGCTCATCGACGTCGACCAGTTCAAGTCGACGAACGATCAATACGGTCACGCCGCCGGCGACGCCGTGCTGGTCGATCTGGCGAACTACCTCTCCGCGAGCATGCCGCGCGGCGCCCTGCTCGCCCGCGTCGGCGGCGACGAATTCGTCAGCTGCGTGGTCGGCGAAGACCACGCCGAATTGCCCACCGTGATCGCGCGTCTCGCCCGGCGCAGCCCGACCCCGTTCAGCTTCGGAACCGCGTCGTGCAGCGGTGACTCCGACCCGCTCACCATGCTGTACCGGCATGCCGACCGCGCGCTGTACGCGGCGAAGCAGCGGCACCGGCCGCCCGAACCGCCGGCCGACGACCCGTGGTTGCGGACGCGGTGGAACGCGTGA
- a CDS encoding dioxygenase, with product MTNGPRHHTEDAHEHDRGLSHDLKSMLSRRRALFVFGAAGATALAGCSTAGSTAASSSSTEAAAAATAETMTDGTCVAAAPQETAGPYPGDGSNGPNVLIESGIVRRDIRSSFGAYSGTAEGVATTIELTLQDLTKDCAAGEGMAVYLWHCNRDGEYSLYGQDLTEQNYLRGVQVADSTGTVSFTSIFPACYSGRWPHIHFEVFDSLESAVAGEDARLTSQIAVPQDACTTVFAYDSGYANSVRNLSQVSLDSDNVFGDGWDAELATVSGEPASGMTISLTVGVAEKSANTQSAPSGPGGGGGQPPMGAPGR from the coding sequence ATGACGAACGGCCCGCGTCACCACACCGAAGACGCACACGAGCACGACCGCGGTCTCAGCCACGACCTGAAGTCGATGCTGTCGCGTCGCCGAGCATTGTTCGTATTCGGCGCGGCGGGTGCCACCGCGCTCGCCGGCTGCTCGACGGCGGGATCCACAGCAGCCTCGTCGTCGTCGACAGAGGCGGCAGCGGCGGCTACCGCGGAGACGATGACCGACGGCACGTGCGTGGCCGCGGCGCCGCAGGAAACGGCGGGACCGTATCCCGGCGACGGGTCCAACGGGCCGAACGTTCTGATCGAGTCGGGCATCGTCCGGCGAGACATTCGCAGCAGCTTCGGTGCGTACTCCGGGACGGCGGAGGGGGTCGCGACGACGATCGAACTGACGCTGCAGGACCTGACGAAGGACTGCGCGGCCGGTGAGGGCATGGCCGTCTATCTGTGGCACTGCAACCGGGACGGCGAGTACTCGCTGTACGGCCAGGACCTCACGGAGCAGAACTACCTGCGCGGCGTCCAGGTGGCCGACTCCACCGGCACGGTGTCGTTCACGTCGATCTTCCCGGCCTGCTATTCGGGGCGGTGGCCGCACATCCACTTCGAGGTGTTCGACTCACTGGAATCCGCGGTGGCCGGCGAGGACGCCCGCTTGACGTCGCAGATCGCCGTGCCGCAGGACGCGTGCACCACCGTCTTCGCCTACGACAGCGGCTACGCGAACAGCGTCCGCAACCTGTCGCAGGTGTCCCTGGATTCCGACAACGTGTTCGGTGACGGCTGGGACGCCGAATTGGCGACGGTGTCGGGTGAACCGGCGAGCGGGATGACGATCTCGCTCACGGTCGGCGTCGCCGAGAAGTCGGCGAACACACAGTCCGCGCCGAGCGGTCCGGGCGGGGGCGGCGGACAGCCGCCGATGGGCGCGCCCGGACGGTAG
- a CDS encoding pirin-like bicupin family protein, which yields MTAATAAPRFDVRRADDRFKTRAGWLDSKHSFSFSNHYDPANTHHGVLMVNNDDIVVPGRGFDTHPHQDMEIVTWVLQGSLVHQDSMGHSGVIYPGLAQRMSAGTGILHSEKNDSWRLDGVTGEHADEHSDPVHFIQMWVVPDEAGITPGYEQLEIDHELLAGGLVPVASGIPDHADHSAIRIKNKYAAMHVARLQPGQAPITLPDAPFLHVFVARGEASMEGVGLLAEGDAVRLSGGGGQQLTTDTAAEIIVWEMHARIAG from the coding sequence ATGACTGCTGCCACCGCGGCGCCCCGTTTCGACGTCCGCCGAGCCGACGACCGCTTCAAGACTCGGGCGGGCTGGCTCGATTCCAAGCACTCGTTCTCGTTCAGCAACCACTACGATCCGGCCAACACCCACCACGGCGTGCTCATGGTCAACAACGACGACATCGTCGTCCCGGGCCGGGGCTTCGACACTCACCCCCACCAGGACATGGAGATCGTCACCTGGGTGCTCCAGGGTTCACTGGTGCACCAGGATTCGATGGGCCACTCCGGCGTCATCTACCCGGGGCTGGCGCAGCGGATGAGCGCGGGAACCGGAATCCTGCACTCGGAGAAGAACGACTCGTGGCGACTGGACGGTGTCACCGGGGAGCACGCGGACGAGCACAGCGATCCGGTGCACTTCATCCAGATGTGGGTCGTTCCCGACGAAGCCGGCATCACTCCCGGCTACGAGCAACTGGAAATCGACCACGAATTGCTCGCCGGGGGGCTCGTTCCCGTCGCGTCGGGCATCCCCGATCACGCCGACCACTCGGCGATCCGGATCAAGAACAAGTACGCCGCAATGCATGTCGCCCGCCTGCAGCCGGGGCAGGCGCCGATCACCCTGCCCGACGCCCCGTTCCTCCACGTTTTCGTCGCGCGCGGCGAAGCGTCGATGGAAGGGGTCGGCCTCCTCGCCGAGGGTGACGCCGTCCGGCTCAGCGGTGGCGGCGGTCAGCAGCTGACCACCGACACCGCCGCCGAGATCATCGTGTGGGAGATGCACGCTCGAATCGCCGGGTGA
- a CDS encoding VOC family protein, translated as MGTADEQERSQRFTEQRDRIRAEHLKPVSSRPASSARGLHHTALVSSDVERTVRFYQDLLEFPLTELIENRDYPGSSHFFFDIGNGNLLAFFDFPGLDVGPYQEVLGGLHHIAISVAPERWNHLRTKLIDAGVELVEHSEVSMYFRDPDGARLELIADPLGEMYGSHVL; from the coding sequence ATGGGCACCGCAGACGAGCAGGAGCGTTCGCAGAGGTTCACGGAGCAGCGCGACCGGATCCGCGCCGAGCATCTGAAGCCGGTATCGTCGAGGCCCGCTTCGTCGGCCCGCGGACTCCATCACACGGCGCTGGTCAGCAGCGACGTCGAGCGCACCGTCCGGTTCTACCAGGATCTGCTCGAGTTCCCGCTGACCGAACTGATCGAGAATCGGGACTACCCCGGATCTTCGCATTTCTTCTTCGACATCGGCAACGGCAACCTGCTGGCATTCTTCGACTTCCCGGGCCTCGACGTCGGCCCGTACCAGGAAGTGCTCGGAGGACTCCACCACATCGCGATCAGCGTCGCACCCGAGCGGTGGAATCACCTGCGCACGAAGCTGATCGACGCCGGTGTCGAACTGGTCGAACACAGTGAGGTGTCGATGTACTTCCGCGACCCCGACGGTGCTCGCCTCGAACTCATCGCCGACCCGCTCGGCGAAATGTACGGCTCACACGTTCTGTGA
- a CDS encoding MarR family transcriptional regulator translates to MEPTRWLSAEEQNTWRAYLDATRLLLQALDRQLTRDAGISFTDFELLVVLSEAPGRRLRMRELADAVTTTRSGVTRAISRLVDAGWVRRVECEDDKRGTLAELTDAGAETLAAASPGHVAEVRRSMFDLLSPRDVAILGHDFSEMRAHLLENL, encoded by the coding sequence GTGGAACCGACCCGATGGCTCAGCGCCGAAGAACAGAACACCTGGCGTGCCTACCTGGACGCCACGCGCCTGCTCCTGCAGGCACTCGATCGACAGCTCACCCGCGACGCGGGCATCTCGTTCACGGACTTCGAACTCCTCGTGGTGCTATCGGAGGCGCCCGGGCGCCGATTGCGGATGCGTGAACTCGCCGACGCGGTCACCACCACCCGCAGCGGCGTGACCCGGGCCATCAGCCGCCTGGTCGATGCCGGCTGGGTGCGACGCGTCGAGTGCGAGGACGACAAGCGCGGAACACTCGCCGAACTGACCGACGCCGGCGCCGAGACGCTCGCGGCCGCCAGCCCCGGACACGTGGCCGAGGTGCGCCGAAGCATGTTCGACCTACTCAGCCCGCGTGACGTCGCCATCCTCGGGCACGACTTCAGCGAAATGCGCGCCCACCTGCTGGAAAACCTCTGA
- a CDS encoding carboxymuconolactone decarboxylase family protein — MSSTSAENTYVHIDRQIPAVYQAQIAVAKAVRHATTEAGMDRKFVELINVRVSQINRCAYCLDVHGAAALAAGESQQRLAVLPAWRETTLFSDREVAALTLAESITTLPDARAQESDYAFARRFLSEQDIATVSWIAVAMNAFNRISIVSRHPVRPKP, encoded by the coding sequence ATGAGCAGTACGTCAGCGGAGAACACCTACGTTCACATCGACAGGCAGATCCCCGCCGTCTACCAGGCGCAGATTGCCGTCGCCAAGGCCGTCCGGCACGCGACCACCGAGGCCGGGATGGACCGGAAGTTCGTCGAATTGATCAACGTGCGGGTGTCCCAGATCAACCGCTGCGCCTACTGCCTGGACGTCCACGGCGCCGCGGCACTCGCTGCCGGCGAGTCGCAGCAACGCCTCGCCGTTCTGCCCGCCTGGCGGGAGACGACACTGTTCTCCGACCGGGAGGTCGCGGCCCTCACGCTGGCCGAGTCGATCACCACGCTGCCGGACGCGCGCGCCCAGGAGTCCGACTACGCCTTCGCGCGGCGGTTCCTGTCCGAGCAGGACATTGCGACGGTGAGCTGGATCGCCGTCGCCATGAACGCCTTCAATCGGATCTCCATCGTCAGCCGTCATCCGGTGCGGCCGAAGCCGTAA
- a CDS encoding YceI family protein: MTTATTTLPNLTAGTWAIDSVHSTVGFSVRHLMVSKVRGTFNDFTGAITVAEDGTPTVTAEIQVASIDTKNTDRDAHIKSADFFDAEQYPTATFTSTAVRAKGDDYVVEGEFTLHGVTRPVELALEFGGVNPGMGNGPVAGFEATTVLNRKDFGITIDMPLEGGGAVVGDKITITLEIEAGLQA; the protein is encoded by the coding sequence ATGACCACCGCCACCACCACCCTGCCCAACCTCACCGCCGGAACCTGGGCCATCGACTCGGTCCACTCCACCGTCGGCTTCTCCGTCCGCCACCTCATGGTCAGCAAGGTCCGCGGCACGTTCAACGACTTCACCGGCGCCATCACCGTCGCCGAGGACGGCACCCCCACCGTCACCGCCGAGATCCAGGTCGCGTCCATCGACACCAAGAACACCGACCGCGACGCCCACATCAAGTCCGCCGACTTCTTCGACGCCGAGCAGTACCCCACCGCCACCTTCACCTCCACCGCCGTCCGCGCCAAGGGCGACGACTACGTGGTCGAAGGCGAGTTCACCCTCCACGGCGTCACCCGCCCCGTCGAACTCGCCCTCGAATTCGGCGGCGTCAACCCCGGCATGGGCAACGGACCGGTCGCCGGCTTCGAAGCCACCACCGTCCTCAACCGCAAGGACTTCGGCATCACCATCGACATGCCCCTCGAAGGCGGCGGCGCCGTCGTCGGCGACAAGATCACCATCACCCTCGAGATCGAGGCCGGCCTGCAGGCCTGA
- a CDS encoding DUF6400 family protein, which yields MGSDSELSFALDLTLDEARRRSAVLEAIGEDWDPVAVLAEEERAYDMLYSGLDPEQQRIYDELVQAGVLPDRTVGRVAD from the coding sequence ATGGGTAGCGACTCCGAACTCTCGTTCGCTCTCGACCTCACGCTGGACGAAGCGCGGCGGCGCAGCGCTGTCCTCGAAGCGATCGGCGAAGACTGGGATCCCGTCGCCGTGCTGGCGGAGGAAGAGCGGGCGTACGACATGCTCTACTCCGGGCTCGACCCCGAGCAGCAGCGCATCTACGACGAACTGGTGCAGGCGGGTGTACTCCCGGATCGGACGGTCGGCCGGGTCGCCGATTGA
- a CDS encoding IclR family transcriptional regulator, producing MNESQRPQVIHRVGSLLRAVAALESSGCSTSALARETGLARPTAHRLLVSLAEEGLVDRDLKSGKWSLGPELYLLGSLAASRYDITDRSRDILRDLARETGESVFLSARRGDETVCIASEEGSFPLRSHVLHIGIRFPLGVATAGMVILSHLPDREIDEYLARSDVTGEWGPQHSREKIAERIAETRLNGYTVNPELLVEGSWGMGAAVFDTQGSPAWALSITGVESRFREERRRELGDFLLREAHRLTQLLADRPRSRG from the coding sequence ATGAACGAGTCGCAGCGGCCACAGGTCATCCACCGGGTGGGATCGCTCCTGCGGGCCGTCGCGGCCCTCGAATCCTCGGGATGCTCGACGTCCGCCCTGGCGCGTGAGACAGGCCTCGCCCGCCCCACCGCGCATCGCCTCCTCGTCTCGCTGGCCGAGGAGGGGCTGGTCGACCGCGATCTGAAGTCGGGCAAATGGTCGCTCGGACCCGAGCTGTACCTGCTCGGCTCGCTCGCGGCCAGCCGGTACGACATCACGGACCGCTCCCGCGACATCCTCCGCGATCTGGCCCGCGAGACCGGCGAAAGCGTGTTCCTGTCCGCTCGCCGCGGCGACGAAACGGTCTGTATCGCAAGCGAGGAGGGCAGCTTCCCGCTGCGCTCGCACGTGCTGCACATCGGAATCCGATTTCCGCTCGGGGTGGCGACGGCGGGGATGGTCATCCTGTCGCACCTGCCGGACCGCGAGATCGACGAGTACCTGGCACGCTCGGACGTCACCGGCGAATGGGGGCCGCAACACAGCCGGGAGAAGATCGCCGAGCGCATCGCGGAGACCCGCCTCAACGGCTACACCGTCAACCCGGAACTGCTCGTAGAGGGTAGTTGGGGGATGGGCGCCGCCGTCTTCGACACCCAGGGATCACCGGCCTGGGCGCTGAGTATCACCGGGGTGGAGAGTCGGTTCCGTGAGGAACGACGCCGCGAACTGGGAGACTTCCTCCTCCGCGAGGCGCACCGGCTCACCCAGCTACTCGCCGACCGGCCGCGGAGCCGCGGCTGA